The genomic interval GCTGCTCCAGCAGGGTGAGGTTGCCGAGGGTCGGGGCCAGCGCACGGTGGCTGTTCTGCTCATCGTCGCTGTACTCCTTCCACAGCCTGACACCGTCGCCACTCCAGGAATCCGCGGGCACAGCGGGGACGATGCTCTCCACGTCGAAAGCGTCGGCGTCTCTGACGTCTTCGATGCGGCTGAGCACGTACACGGGGTGGGGGAGCTCGCCGTACTTCAGCACAGCGCTCACCCGCTCATCGGACGGCGTGATGCGGGCCACCGCTCGCATCAGCGCCTCGCGGCTCTCCTGACGCGCGCGGCACAGCCTGGCGACGAGGCGGTCGGTGGGAAGCCCGACCACGGCACGGCGCAGGAACATCGCCTGCGCCCACTCCATCACCTCGATCAGCTCTGCCCGGCTGATCGCACCGCGGCGGTGGTCGCCGTAGGCGCTCATCACGAGTGGGTAGGTGGCGCGTCCGAAGGTGTTCAGATGCTCGAGGTGGCGCCGGATCTCAGCATCCGACTCGCCCTGCGGATTCAACAGGATTCCGTAGATCTCGGCATATTCACGCCAGACGGCGGCGTCAGCTCGCAGTTTGTCGACGTCGAGCCGCGGGAATGAGCCGCGGAACGCGGCGTACACGCCGTGCTCGCCGGCGGCGTCGATCTCGCGGCCGAGCATCATCACCAGGTAGTGCCGCCAGAACGCGCCGATGGCCTCGCCGGTGGCGCGTTCGATGGGCAACCAGAACTTCTCCTCGATGCGCAGCTGCTCGGCGTGCGAGAGCCCCATCAGGATGTAGTTGTGGATCAGCTCGTGATCGCGCAGCGGCTGGCCCGTGGAGTTCAGGCTCTCGAAGATCTGCTGCGCGTTGGCCGCAGCGCCCAGCGTGATCGAGACGTGCTCGAGCTTCTGCAGCCCGCGCCAAACGGCCGCGGCCTCGTCGGCATGCACCTGACTGCGGAAGAACGCGTAGTTGTCGTCGAAGCGCGACTCGCGGTCGGCGTCGTCCCGACGGTCGAGCACAACCGACTCGTACAGGTCGGCCCAGGCGTGGTGCGGGCGCAGCTTGGTGCGGCCAGGGTCGTCGGCGCGCACGAGCACGCGCTCCAGCTCGGATGCCATCGCCGGATCGCTCTCGCGCACGGCGTGGTGCAGAGCGGCGATCAGCAGCATGACCGTTGTGATCCGCTGCTGGCCATCGATCAGGATCAGGTCGCCGCCCTCGGCATCCCTGCCCGAGAGGATCGAGCCGATGAAGTGCCGATGCGCGTCGTCCTCACCGGCGACGGCCCGCACATCCGAGAGCAGCTTCTCGCATCCGCCGATATCCCACCGGTACTGGCGCTGATACACCGGCACGACGATGTTCGTCGTGGGGGCGGCGAGCCATTCGATGGTGCCGGTTGCGGTCGCTTCGACATTGGTCGCCGTTGCCATGACTGCGTGATTCCTCCGTGCGGCGGGAAGACGTGAGCCGCCGGGACGAGTCTAGTCGCGGGCTGTTTTTATCCGGTCGAGCTCTGGGGAGTGTTCAGGGGTCGGAGGTAGGCTTGCCTAAGTAGGACCTGTTAAAACGTGCTGGTCCGCTACGAAAGGACATGATTCAGATCATGGGATACATCAAGTCTGCGGCACTCGAAGACAAGGGTTTCGTCATTCTCGACAGCTACGGCGGAGAGATGGACCCTGCGGAATGGCTCGACATCGAGTATGTCGACTGGAAGTCCTCGGGTGACACGCGCTTCTCGCCGCTGGCGAGCGCCAAGGGTGAGATCGAGTGCAACGGCTTCTGGAACCACAAGCCGCCGCGCACCGACAAGGACGGCGTCTGGATCGACTCGCAGACCGCTCTCGCGCCGACGCTGACCGCGCGCGCGAAGGAGCCGGGTGCAAACGTCGGTCGCTGCCGTGTCATCGAGCTGCAGCCCACGCCCTACGGCGAGTGCCTGTACAACCTGCACCAGGATGACAACAACCGTCTGAACCCCGACGGCACCGGCTGGGTCGTTCGCGGATTCTTCAACCTCACCGACGACAAGGACAGCTACTTCGTCCTTCGTGAGAACCGCACCGACCCGAGTATCGAGTACCGCATCGCCCTGCCGGCCGGCGCGCAGCTGATCGTCGACACGCAGCGTCTGTGGCACGCCACGACCCACAACGGCACCGACCCGCGCTACTGCCTGATCACGTCGTGGACCTCTGGCCCCGAGCTCGACGCCTACATCGCGAAGTACAACGGCACCGACCAGCACGAGCAGGTCGAGGTCGCTCAGGACGTGCTCGAAGCCGGCTACGCCGAGCAGGCCCGCAAGGATGCTGCTCGCGACGCCTACTACGCCGCGAAGGGTCAGCAGGCGAAGCTCGCCATGAGCGAGGCCTGAGCCCCCCTCGCCCCGTTCAGCGACGGCCTCGATCCTCGGATCGGGGCCGTCGCTTTTTCCCGGCGCTCACCGCACGGATGGGCGTTGCGATCACTACGATCGAAGTGAGTACAGCCTCGCTCGGAGCGCGGTGCACGCGCGTCGAGGCTGCTCGCTGAGGAGGAGCTCATGAGAGCCGTGCGATTCACCGCCTGGAAGACCTTC from Microbacterium sp. H1-D42 carries:
- a CDS encoding DUF262 domain-containing protein, which encodes MATATNVEATATGTIEWLAAPTTNIVVPVYQRQYRWDIGGCEKLLSDVRAVAGEDDAHRHFIGSILSGRDAEGGDLILIDGQQRITTVMLLIAALHHAVRESDPAMASELERVLVRADDPGRTKLRPHHAWADLYESVVLDRRDDADRESRFDDNYAFFRSQVHADEAAAVWRGLQKLEHVSITLGAAANAQQIFESLNSTGQPLRDHELIHNYILMGLSHAEQLRIEEKFWLPIERATGEAIGAFWRHYLVMMLGREIDAAGEHGVYAAFRGSFPRLDVDKLRADAAVWREYAEIYGILLNPQGESDAEIRRHLEHLNTFGRATYPLVMSAYGDHRRGAISRAELIEVMEWAQAMFLRRAVVGLPTDRLVARLCRARQESREALMRAVARITPSDERVSAVLKYGELPHPVYVLSRIEDVRDADAFDVESIVPAVPADSWSGDGVRLWKEYSDDEQNSHRALAPTLGNLTLLEQRLTERVFGASFPVKRDDAYARSAVPATRDLADIAVWNTAAIAARTVRLTEQFVRIWARPALPEIDDDGLTPVLDAVRRRGWPVGWDREFDYCEYRGEHWEIKDVRALFNRIFRRAWTDDRASALAYSAKHGGPIYEEMAWKGHWDALDESHFLYMGWDSNYMMTALQGVLEESGIAAEVFVKYSYIGNVM